In Sulfurisphaera javensis, a single genomic region encodes these proteins:
- the cutA gene encoding glyceraldehyde dehydrogenase subunit alpha — translation MKYVGQPIKRLYDDKFVTGKSTYVDDIQISALYAGFVRSPYSHAKIKSIDVSDALKVPGIVAVYTYKDLEPLIKDGIRIWNTYEDPRQWKFIPRKPLADGKVRFAGEPVAIVIGVNKYVVRDAIDKVNVDYEKLPPVVKMEDALEDKILVHEELKTNVAFDQTFNGGDVEGAFKQADKIIPVEITNNRLIPSPMEPRGIVSRYEGGSLTIWYSTQVPHLARSEFSRIFGIPASKIRVIMPDVGGAFGSKVNFLPEEISVIASSIKLGRAVRWTATRSEEMIASEARHNTFKGEVAVKNDGTVLGIKGDLFIDLGAYLTLTAPLQPAIIPLMVPGPYKIKGVSIRSRAVYTTTPPITMYRGASRPEATFIIERIMSIVADELKLDDITVRERNLVRANEMPYTNPFGLKYDSGDYLSLLRDGLQKLQYYELKKWAEEERKKGRKVGVGMAFYLEISGFGPWEFGEVRVDENGDVLVITGGTPHGQGTETAIAQVVADTLQIDINRVKVIWGDTEIVVASMGTYGSRTAATAASAAMLASKEVLEKMRKIAARLLNADVEEVEYENGEFYHKKDKSKKVSWNEVAKSGYYGKELGISAQIILPGDVTFPYGVHVAVIEVNDYGIPKVLTYKAYDDIGNVINPALAEGQIHGGAVQGVGQALYEEAIINDDGQLTVTYADYFIPTAVEAPKFESHFVDKPHVSAWPTGAKGVGEAALIVGPAVIIRALEDATGKRFTKTPVRPEDIL, via the coding sequence ATGAAATATGTTGGTCAACCAATAAAAAGACTTTATGATGATAAGTTTGTTACTGGTAAAAGTACATATGTTGATGATATACAGATTTCAGCGTTATATGCAGGATTTGTAAGGAGTCCCTATTCTCATGCTAAAATAAAGAGTATTGATGTTTCTGATGCATTAAAAGTGCCAGGGATTGTAGCCGTATATACATACAAAGATTTAGAACCTCTCATAAAAGATGGAATAAGAATATGGAATACTTATGAAGACCCAAGACAATGGAAATTCATTCCTAGAAAGCCATTAGCAGATGGAAAAGTAAGATTTGCTGGTGAACCAGTAGCAATTGTCATTGGTGTCAATAAATATGTAGTTAGAGATGCAATAGATAAAGTTAACGTAGATTATGAGAAATTACCACCAGTTGTAAAAATGGAAGATGCTTTAGAAGATAAGATTTTAGTACATGAAGAACTAAAGACTAATGTAGCCTTTGATCAGACCTTTAACGGTGGAGACGTAGAAGGTGCATTTAAGCAAGCTGACAAGATAATTCCAGTTGAAATCACTAACAATAGACTAATCCCATCTCCTATGGAACCTAGAGGAATAGTATCACGTTATGAAGGTGGAAGTTTAACCATATGGTATTCCACACAAGTACCTCATTTAGCTAGAAGTGAGTTCTCTAGAATCTTTGGTATTCCAGCAAGTAAAATAAGAGTTATAATGCCAGATGTTGGAGGAGCTTTTGGTAGCAAAGTTAACTTCTTGCCAGAAGAAATCAGTGTTATAGCTTCATCAATAAAATTAGGAAGGGCAGTAAGATGGACAGCAACCAGAAGTGAAGAAATGATAGCTTCAGAGGCTAGACACAATACTTTCAAAGGAGAGGTGGCAGTTAAGAATGATGGAACTGTATTAGGAATTAAAGGTGATTTGTTTATTGATCTAGGAGCTTATCTAACATTAACTGCTCCATTACAACCAGCAATCATTCCCTTGATGGTTCCCGGTCCTTATAAGATTAAGGGTGTTAGTATAAGGAGTAGGGCAGTATACACGACAACTCCTCCAATTACAATGTATAGAGGAGCAAGTAGGCCTGAAGCTACGTTCATTATTGAGAGAATAATGAGCATTGTTGCTGACGAGTTAAAATTAGATGATATTACTGTCAGAGAAAGAAACTTAGTAAGAGCAAACGAAATGCCCTATACTAATCCATTTGGACTGAAGTACGATTCTGGTGATTATCTCTCACTTTTAAGAGATGGATTACAGAAATTACAGTATTATGAATTAAAGAAGTGGGCAGAGGAAGAGAGAAAGAAAGGAAGAAAAGTAGGAGTAGGAATGGCTTTCTATCTAGAAATATCTGGATTTGGTCCTTGGGAATTCGGCGAAGTTAGAGTTGACGAGAATGGAGATGTTCTAGTAATAACAGGAGGAACTCCACATGGTCAAGGAACTGAAACAGCTATTGCTCAAGTAGTTGCAGATACTTTACAAATAGACATTAATCGTGTAAAAGTAATTTGGGGAGATACTGAGATAGTTGTTGCAAGTATGGGTACTTATGGTTCCAGAACTGCAGCTACAGCTGCAAGTGCAGCAATGTTAGCCTCTAAGGAGGTATTAGAAAAGATGAGAAAGATAGCAGCTAGATTATTAAATGCTGACGTAGAAGAGGTTGAATATGAGAATGGCGAATTTTATCATAAAAAAGATAAAAGCAAAAAAGTAAGCTGGAACGAAGTAGCTAAAAGCGGTTATTATGGGAAAGAACTAGGAATATCAGCTCAAATTATATTACCTGGGGACGTAACATTCCCCTACGGTGTTCATGTTGCAGTAATTGAAGTTAATGATTACGGCATACCTAAAGTCTTAACATATAAGGCTTATGATGATATTGGAAATGTAATTAATCCAGCATTAGCAGAAGGACAAATCCATGGTGGTGCTGTACAAGGAGTAGGTCAAGCATTGTACGAAGAAGCAATAATAAATGACGATGGTCAGTTAACTGTTACATATGCTGATTACTTTATACCAACTGCAGTAGAAGCACCAAAGTTTGAATCACACTTTGTTGACAAGCCACACGTATCAGCATGGCCTACTGGAGCTAAAGGGGTTGGAGAGGCTGCATTAATTGTAGGTCCAGCGGTCATAATTAGAGCATTAGAGGATGCTACTGGTAAAAGATTTACAAAAACTCCCGTTAGGCCAGAAGATATCTTGTAA